The genomic window CTTTGCAATTTACTGTTCCTAAAGGTGTTATTTTTGGCTCAAGTGTTGAAGATCAAGGTAGCTACTCCTTAGTTAGTTGTATGGTTTCTCCAGGTTTCGATTACGAAGATTTCGAATTATTTACACAAGCAGAATTGCTTAAAGACTACCCACAGCACGAATTGATCATTAAAAAATTAGCTTTTGAAATCTTACCTGACTAGACATAGAAGTAGCGGCTGAGACTTTTGTCATAGACGCTATTTCTATGTTATTTAATCTACTTAAAGTTTCATTTTAGAACGTACCACAAAAAAACCAACATCTACTATTTTTCAAATAATTTAATTAGTAAACTTTTTATACTTCTTTTATTTCTTTTGTTTTTCTTTTATTTTAAACTTAGCCACCTAGTAATCTAACGTTAAATGATGAACAGGGTGTCTATAATTTATTTTTCTTTTTTTGAATCTCTCTTTGGCTATATTTTAATACTGCTGTAGAACTCCAAGAAGCTTATTATTTTTATCTTTCGGGATCAACTGAAATACGAAGTGCTCCTATCAGCCATAGAACTAGGATACAACAGGCTAGAATAATTTATATAGATAAAAAAACAAGTTAAAAAAACGCAGATTTGCATTTTTAGATGCAAATCTGCGTTTCTTAACAGTCATTTAATAAAGCAATAGGAATCCTTTTCAAGTTACCTGTTGCTTTATCAGTCTATCTCTTTTTTATTAAAATAATTTCCAGGAGTTACATGAATTGTTTTATCCCGAATATCTACTTCATCTACACATAATAAGGATGTATAATCCTCAATCATTCTATCACCATTAAAGGTTGATTCTGCAAATACTGTCACACCGACTAATTGCGCCTCAAACTCCTCAATCAAACTCTTCATTCCATTGACGGTTCCGCCGCCTTTCATGAAGTCATCTACGATTAAGACACGTGATCCCCTTTTTAAACTACGTTTAGATAACTCCATTTTTTCTATTCTTTCAGAAGATCCTGAAACATAATTAATACTAACAGTTGATCCTTCTGTAATCTTAGAATCTCGTCGCACCATTACGAACGGAACATTTAAGTAACTCGACACTGCTTGAGCAATCGGTACACCTTTTGTTGCTACCGTCATAACCGCATCAATCGAATTATGAAGATACTGAGAAGCAATAATTTTGCCAATCTGACGCAATATTTGTGGTTCTCCTAGCAAATCTGATAAATAAACATAGCCACCTGGTAATAAGCGATTAGCCTCTGACAAACGTTCGCACATGTCCTCAACGAATTCTCGCGCTTCTTCTTTACCTATCTCAGGAATGTAACGTACGCCACCTGCTGCTCCAGGTACTGTTTCTAATGTACCTGTACCACGCTCTTTAAACGTTTTTTTGACGATAGATAAATCTTCACTGATAGAAGACTTAGCAGAATCATAACGCTTTGCAAAATAAGTTAACGAAACTAACTTATGTGGTTTTTCCAATAGATAACGAGTCATATCAATTAATCGTTCACTTCTTTTTACTTTCAACCCTTTCACCTCATCATAATGTACTTTTAAATTTTATTTTTAAAATGGTTGTGTTCATTATAATCATATTTAACGAAAAAAGGTAGTCATTTCTGCTAAATATAGTGAAAATGTTCGTTTTTATTATTATTTTCTCATAAAAAAAAAGCGAACTTTCGGATTCGCAATTTTTTTATCCGATTAGATGTGTTGATTTTTTTTATATCTTAATTGATTGACTAGTTTCTTTACAATCGTCGTGACAATAAAGATAACAATAAAGACTAAAGTTATTGTCGCTCCCGGAGGTGTTCCAAACTGATAAGAAGCGGTTAAACCAGTGAACATACCCACAAGACCAACAATGATTCCTATCAAGATAACTAAGTTAAAACTTTTACTTAATCTCATCGCAATCGCGGCAGGTAATATAATAATTGCTGAGACTAGTAACGCTCCAACAATAGGCATAATAACAGCTATGGTAACACCGGTAATCACATTAAAGATAATCGACATCAGCTTTACGGGTAAGCCTGCGGTGTAAGCCGTATCTTCATCAAAAGTCAAAACATACATTGGCTTACGAAAGACTAAAAATAGTCCTACTACTAGTAGGAAAAGAAAGAACAACAAATGCACTTGAGAAAGGTTAATGGTTACAATTGAACCAAATAAGTATTGTTGAATACTTGTATTTGTTCCACCTTCATTTAAACTCATCAAAACTAAAGCAATTGCCATCCCTGCTGACATCAAAATAGCTATAGAAATTTCTGAATAAGATTTATAAAGTATTCGGATATAATCTATTGATACAGCTGCTATAACAACAACAACTAATGTCATCAGTGTTGGATTAATATTTAACAATAATCCTAAAGCAATACCCGCTAAAGAAATATGTGACAATGTATCGGCCATCAGAGATTGGCGTCTAAGGATTAAAAATAATCCTAGAATAGGAGCAATAACGGCTATTAAGAATGAGGATTGGAAGGCTCTTTGCATGAATCCATAGAAAAACATCTCCACGGTGAATCCTCCTTTCTAACAAGTTGAATATGACGGTCTGCATATTGTTTGATATCTTCGTGATCATGAGTGACCATTAAGATGCCTTTGCTGTGAACTTTACTATTGTGTTTTAGTAACTCATAGAATTCTCGACGTGAATCAAGATCCATCCCTGTTGTTGGTTCATCTAATACAAAAAGATCTGGATCTGTAGCAAAAATACGAGCTAGTGAGATACGCTGTTTTTGTCCTCCTGAAAGTTCACCAATTTTTTTGTATCTCATCTCCCACATTCCAACTGATTTTAATGCGCGTTCAACGTGTTCTTTATCTTCTACATCTAGTTTTTTAAACCATTTATTTCTTTGGTAGCGGCCAGAACGCACTAATTCCAAAACTGTACTGGGGAATCCCGCATTAAACGAAGCTACTTGTTGGGGAATGTATCCAATAGCTAACTTTTCATTTCTCTCA from Carnobacterium iners includes these protein-coding regions:
- the purR gene encoding pur operon repressor, with product MKVKRSERLIDMTRYLLEKPHKLVSLTYFAKRYDSAKSSISEDLSIVKKTFKERGTGTLETVPGAAGGVRYIPEIGKEEAREFVEDMCERLSEANRLLPGGYVYLSDLLGEPQILRQIGKIIASQYLHNSIDAVMTVATKGVPIAQAVSSYLNVPFVMVRRDSKITEGSTVSINYVSGSSERIEKMELSKRSLKRGSRVLIVDDFMKGGGTVNGMKSLIEEFEAQLVGVTVFAESTFNGDRMIEDYTSLLCVDEVDIRDKTIHVTPGNYFNKKEID
- a CDS encoding metal ABC transporter permease, with translation MEMFFYGFMQRAFQSSFLIAVIAPILGLFLILRRQSLMADTLSHISLAGIALGLLLNINPTLMTLVVVVIAAVSIDYIRILYKSYSEISIAILMSAGMAIALVLMSLNEGGTNTSIQQYLFGSIVTINLSQVHLLFFLFLLVVGLFLVFRKPMYVLTFDEDTAYTAGLPVKLMSIIFNVITGVTIAVIMPIVGALLVSAIIILPAAIAMRLSKSFNLVILIGIIVGLVGMFTGLTASYQFGTPPGATITLVFIVIFIVTTIVKKLVNQLRYKKNQHI
- a CDS encoding metal ABC transporter ATP-binding protein, which codes for MHYIEVKDLSFYYDEEPVLENICFTVDPGEFVMLTGENGAAKSTLLRNILGLLTPNKGTAFISPVNERNEKLAIGYIPQQVASFNAGFPSTVLELVRSGRYQRNKWFKKLDVEDKEHVERALKSVGMWEMRYKKIGELSGGQKQRISLARIFATDPDLFVLDEPTTGMDLDSRREFYELLKHNSKVHSKGILMVTHDHEDIKQYADRHIQLVRKEDSPWRCFSMDSCKEPSNPHS